From Nitrospirota bacterium, the proteins below share one genomic window:
- a CDS encoding HEPN domain-containing protein, giving the protein MLRSRRYLYVLFMCQQSLEKLLKAHVTARTGEFPPRIHNLVRLEEAAGLHCTPDEKALLERLSLYDIQTRYPPEIRALAKSVTKSLARDLLQQAEALWKKLRRQLARKS; this is encoded by the coding sequence ATGCTGCGTTCGCGCCGGTATCTGTACGTGCTGTTCATGTGCCAACAGTCGCTCGAAAAACTGCTCAAAGCCCACGTGACCGCAAGGACCGGCGAATTTCCTCCGAGAATCCATAATCTCGTGCGACTGGAGGAAGCAGCCGGTCTTCACTGTACACCTGACGAGAAAGCCCTGCTGGAGCGCTTGTCCCTGTATGACATTCAGACGCGTTATCCGCCTGAGATCCGGGCACTGGCGAAGAGCGTCACGAAATCGTTGGCAAGAGACCTACTCCAACAAGCGGAGGCCCTGTGGAAAAAGTTGAGGCGACAGCTCGCACGAAAGAGCTGA
- a CDS encoding nucleotidyltransferase domain-containing protein, which produces MEKVEATARTKELIKQTIEHLQKKITIQEAILFGSHARGEADEWSDVDLAVISPDFARMSHAKRMDLLVELSLAVDPSVEVRPYTPSDLKEARPSNFLGHILAEGKVVYNQGKFLL; this is translated from the coding sequence GTGGAAAAAGTTGAGGCGACAGCTCGCACGAAAGAGCTGATCAAGCAGACCATCGAACATCTGCAGAAGAAGATCACCATTCAGGAAGCGATTCTGTTCGGTTCGCACGCACGGGGTGAGGCCGACGAGTGGAGCGACGTGGATCTCGCCGTGATCTCACCCGACTTTGCCCGGATGAGCCATGCGAAGCGCATGGACTTGCTGGTAGAGCTGTCGCTGGCTGTCGATCCCTCGGTCGAGGTCCGGCCGTATACGCCCAGCGATCTCAAAGAAGCCAGGCCGAGCAATTTCCTCGGCCACATCCTGGCTGAAGGAAAGGTCGTCTATAACCAGGGCAAGTTTCTCTTGTAG